Proteins encoded by one window of Flavobacterium sp. N502540:
- a CDS encoding CcoQ/FixQ family Cbb3-type cytochrome c oxidase assembly chaperone, with product MFEQIKHNMENISGIEIYPIFSLLIFFFFFVGLGFWVFSYKKEKIEEMSAIPLDEGLIIISKDK from the coding sequence ATGTTTGAGCAAATAAAACACAATATGGAGAACATTTCGGGTATAGAGATTTACCCGATATTTTCCCTACTGATATTCTTTTTCTTCTTTGTAGGCCTGGGGTTTTGGGTATTCTCCTACAAGAAAGAAAAAATAGAGGAGATGAGTGCGATACCTTTGGATGAAGGGCTTATTATAATTTCAAAAGATAAATAA
- a CDS encoding DoxX family protein, producing MENVKSLNKWANSHTYLPVDLVRIVLGVFLFMKGVSFVTNVQYLHDLISPIDKFGGGMFLLHYIAPAHMIGGIMIVFGLLTRWAIAAQLPILFGAVLINFMGHMHSESLILAIVVLLVCVFFLFYGSGKHSADYYFKMQQ from the coding sequence ATGGAAAATGTAAAAAGCTTAAATAAATGGGCCAATTCGCACACTTATTTACCTGTAGATTTAGTACGTATTGTATTGGGTGTTTTTTTATTTATGAAAGGAGTTTCATTTGTAACGAATGTTCAGTATCTGCATGATTTAATTTCTCCTATTGATAAATTTGGCGGCGGAATGTTTCTATTACATTACATCGCACCAGCCCACATGATTGGAGGTATAATGATCGTTTTCGGGCTGCTTACCCGTTGGGCAATAGCTGCTCAATTACCCATCCTTTTTGGGGCCGTTCTGATTAATTTTATGGGACACATGCATTCTGAAAGCTTGATTCTTGCAATTGTAGTTTTATTAGTTTGTGTGTTCTTTTTATTCTATGGAAGCGGAAAACACTCAGCTGACTATTATTTCAAAATGCAACAATAA
- a CDS encoding cbb3-type cytochrome c oxidase N-terminal domain-containing protein: MKRFFPVYVRVPLIFFIVFALMEYFIDSGDRPAFIKYPMVSIFLFVFLFILIAIEITLNAVNRVMYELMSPEEKAKADHEKSLSLTESTWYKELMHKLTQTEPIEREGDLLMDHDYDGIKELDNNLPPWWVYLFYICIIFGVIYVARYDIFGGDDQETELRKEMAQAKIDVEEYLKTAPDLMDEKTVVLLTDDASLAAGKEIFMTNCAACHRADGGGQIGPNLTDDHWILGGGIKEIFHTITNGGRDGKGMVSWKTNGMKPKEIQKVASYILSLQGSNPKDPKEPEGEVWVDQSAPKKGDTADKTKDSTEVKK, from the coding sequence ATGAAAAGATTTTTCCCAGTATATGTAAGAGTGCCATTGATTTTTTTCATTGTCTTTGCTCTCATGGAATATTTTATAGATTCCGGTGACAGACCGGCTTTTATTAAGTATCCAATGGTTTCCATTTTTCTCTTTGTTTTTCTGTTTATTCTGATTGCAATCGAAATAACACTGAATGCCGTTAATCGCGTAATGTACGAATTAATGTCACCGGAAGAAAAAGCAAAAGCCGATCATGAAAAGAGTTTAAGTCTGACCGAAAGTACCTGGTACAAAGAGTTGATGCATAAACTAACACAAACAGAACCTATTGAAAGAGAAGGCGATTTGTTGATGGATCATGATTATGACGGTATCAAAGAGTTAGATAATAATTTACCGCCTTGGTGGGTATACCTATTCTACATCTGTATCATATTTGGTGTAATCTATGTGGCCCGTTACGATATTTTTGGAGGAGACGATCAGGAAACTGAGTTGAGAAAAGAAATGGCTCAGGCCAAAATAGATGTCGAGGAATACCTTAAAACAGCTCCCGATTTGATGGATGAAAAAACAGTCGTCTTATTAACAGATGATGCAAGTTTAGCAGCCGGTAAAGAGATCTTCATGACCAATTGTGCAGCCTGTCACAGAGCAGACGGTGGTGGACAAATTGGACCAAACCTGACCGATGATCACTGGATTTTAGGAGGCGGGATTAAAGAAATTTTCCATACGATTACCAATGGAGGACGTGACGGAAAAGGAATGGTTTCCTGGAAAACCAACGGGATGAAGCCAAAGGAAATTCAAAAAGTAGCGAGTTACATTTTGTCTTTACAAGGCAGTAATCCAAAAGATCCAAAAGAACCGGAAGGAGAAGTTTGGGTAGACCAAAGCGCCCCTAAAAAAGGCGACACAGCAGATAAAACAAAAGATAGTACAGAAGTTAAAAAATAA
- a CDS encoding sulfite exporter TauE/SafE family protein, producing the protein MLYSAFIFGLISSLHCIGMCGPIAMMLPVDRQNEAKKVIQISTYHLGRLTAYATIGLIFGLLGRGFFLAGLQQKMSIFIGLAMIAIVLIPEKVFSKYNFSKPVYKMISRVKSSLGNQFKDRSYKSLFTIGLLNGFLPCGMVYVALFGAIAMQSASLGVLYMLLFGLGTIPLMTVVVYVNSLIKLPFRNKIQKAIPYVAVIIGVLFILRGLGLGIPYISPSNMSLFVQSTPNCH; encoded by the coding sequence ATGTTGTATTCCGCTTTCATATTTGGATTAATCAGCAGTTTACACTGTATCGGAATGTGTGGTCCAATTGCCATGATGTTGCCTGTGGACCGACAAAATGAAGCTAAAAAGGTAATTCAAATTAGTACCTATCATTTAGGCCGATTGACTGCGTACGCAACCATTGGACTTATTTTTGGTTTATTAGGAAGAGGATTCTTTTTGGCCGGACTTCAGCAAAAAATGTCCATTTTTATTGGTTTGGCGATGATAGCCATTGTTCTAATTCCAGAAAAAGTCTTTTCCAAATACAACTTTTCCAAACCAGTCTATAAAATGATCTCCCGGGTAAAATCAAGCTTAGGGAATCAATTTAAAGACAGGAGCTATAAATCTCTCTTTACAATCGGACTGTTGAATGGCTTTTTGCCTTGCGGAATGGTTTATGTTGCCTTATTTGGAGCTATAGCCATGCAAAGCGCCAGTTTAGGAGTGCTGTATATGCTATTGTTCGGTTTAGGAACGATACCGTTAATGACGGTTGTTGTGTATGTCAATTCATTAATTAAACTTCCATTCCGAAATAAGATTCAGAAAGCAATTCCTTATGTTGCTGTTATTATCGGAGTATTATTTATCCTAAGAGGATTAGGTCTCGGAATTCCTTACATTTCTCCATCCAATATGAGTTTGTTTGTTCAGTCGACTCCTAATTGTCATTAA
- the ccoS gene encoding cbb3-type cytochrome oxidase assembly protein CcoS: MSVIYLLISVSIFVAIGFFVAFIVAVKSGQYDDDYTPSVRMLFDDETKITSQKNNSSIKEKQV, encoded by the coding sequence ATGAGTGTTATTTATCTATTAATTTCAGTAAGTATTTTCGTGGCAATTGGATTCTTTGTTGCTTTTATCGTAGCTGTCAAATCAGGACAATACGATGACGATTATACACCCTCAGTCAGAATGCTTTTTGATGATGAGACCAAAATTACCAGCCAAAAGAACAATTCATCAATAAAAGAAAAACAAGTATAA
- a CDS encoding FixH family protein, with protein MKINWGTGIVIAFALFMSFILYFVFEVQSNSKYDNDLVVEEYYKHDSHFQEEMARIQNAQDLQQKPSIAYHKDGVEIVFPAVFENNKVKGNILLYRPSNKKFDFNTQIALTNSALLIPKNKLVKGRWDVNMEWQYDGKKYLSKEVIYVN; from the coding sequence ATGAAAATAAATTGGGGTACCGGAATTGTCATTGCATTTGCATTGTTTATGAGTTTCATTTTATATTTTGTTTTTGAAGTACAATCGAATAGTAAATACGACAATGATTTGGTTGTCGAAGAATACTATAAGCATGATTCGCATTTTCAGGAAGAAATGGCACGTATTCAAAACGCTCAGGATTTGCAGCAAAAACCTTCAATTGCCTATCATAAAGATGGAGTTGAAATAGTTTTTCCTGCCGTTTTTGAAAACAATAAAGTCAAAGGTAACATACTCTTATACCGTCCGTCAAATAAGAAATTTGACTTTAATACTCAAATTGCTTTAACAAACTCGGCGTTGTTAATTCCGAAAAACAAACTCGTGAAAGGACGTTGGGATGTCAATATGGAATGGCAGTATGACGGAAAAAAATACCTGTCTAAAGAGGTAATCTATGTAAATTAA
- the ccoN gene encoding cytochrome-c oxidase, cbb3-type subunit I: MEMEQFYYDNKIVKKFIYATILFGVVGMLVGLTLAVMYLFPNITDGISWLSYGRLRPLHTNAVIFAFVGNAFFAGMYYSLQRLLKARMFSDFLSNLHFWGWQLIIVAAAITLPLGYTSSKEYAELEWPIDIAIALIWVVMGINMIGTMLRRRERHLYVAIWFYLATFVTVAVLHIFNNIEIPVSAFKSYSVYAGVQDALVQWWYGHNAVAFFLTTPFLGLMYYFVPKVANRPVYSYRLSIIHFWSLIFIYIWAGPHHLLYSALPNWAQNLGVAFSVMLIAPSWGGMINGLLTLRGAWDKVREEPVLKFFVVAITGYGMATFEGPMLSLKNVNAIAHYTDWIVAHVHVGALAWNGFMSFGIIYWLIPRMTKSDLFSKKLANFHFWIGTLGIIIYTIPLYVAGFQQASMWKQFNPDGTLVYGNFLETVTAIMPMYWMRAIGGSLYLIGMLTLVYNIIMTVKAGQTIEDELAQAPALQRISSGRLNGEKFHTWLERKPIQLTILATIAILIGGVIQIVPTIMVKSNIPTISSVKPYTPLELEGRDLYIREGCVGCHSQSVRPFRSEVERYGPQSKAGEFVYDHPFLWGSKRTGPDLLRVGGKYNDNWHFNHMWNPQSTSAGSIMPGYKWLFDNEAMDVSLTQKKMKAMVSLGVPYTEEEIANATKTLRAQAMTIEKSLENDPDYVKSYEDSKKKAIAKGEKFIPMNEREIVALIAYIQRLGTDIKVKQPSK, translated from the coding sequence ATGGAAATGGAACAGTTTTATTACGACAACAAAATTGTTAAAAAGTTCATTTACGCTACTATCTTATTTGGAGTAGTGGGGATGTTAGTAGGGCTTACCCTTGCGGTGATGTACCTTTTTCCCAACATAACAGATGGGATCTCCTGGCTTAGTTATGGCCGATTACGGCCTTTGCACACCAATGCGGTGATTTTTGCCTTCGTTGGAAATGCTTTTTTTGCAGGGATGTATTATTCGCTGCAGCGTTTGCTAAAAGCCAGAATGTTCAGCGACTTTTTAAGCAATCTGCATTTTTGGGGCTGGCAGCTTATCATTGTCGCCGCAGCAATCACCTTGCCTTTAGGGTATACTTCTTCAAAAGAATATGCTGAACTAGAATGGCCAATAGATATTGCAATTGCCCTTATTTGGGTAGTAATGGGGATTAATATGATTGGTACCATGCTGCGTCGTAGAGAACGTCATTTATATGTAGCCATTTGGTTTTATCTGGCCACATTTGTTACAGTAGCAGTGTTGCACATTTTCAATAATATTGAGATTCCGGTTTCAGCTTTCAAAAGTTACTCCGTTTACGCAGGGGTTCAGGATGCTTTAGTTCAGTGGTGGTATGGTCACAATGCGGTTGCATTTTTCCTTACAACACCGTTTTTAGGGCTGATGTATTACTTTGTTCCAAAAGTAGCCAATCGTCCGGTATATTCTTATAGATTATCAATTATCCATTTCTGGTCGCTGATTTTTATTTATATCTGGGCAGGTCCACACCACTTATTGTATTCGGCTTTGCCAAACTGGGCACAAAATTTAGGAGTTGCATTTTCAGTAATGCTTATTGCACCGTCTTGGGGTGGTATGATCAACGGACTTCTAACCTTAAGAGGGGCGTGGGACAAAGTTCGTGAAGAACCGGTTTTAAAGTTCTTTGTAGTAGCAATTACCGGTTACGGAATGGCCACTTTTGAAGGACCGATGCTTTCTTTAAAAAATGTAAATGCTATCGCGCACTATACAGACTGGATCGTTGCACACGTACACGTAGGGGCTTTAGCCTGGAATGGTTTCATGTCATTTGGTATTATTTATTGGTTGATTCCGAGAATGACCAAATCGGATTTGTTTTCTAAAAAATTGGCCAATTTTCACTTTTGGATAGGAACTTTAGGAATCATTATTTACACAATTCCATTGTATGTAGCAGGTTTTCAACAAGCTTCAATGTGGAAACAATTTAATCCGGATGGAACTTTAGTTTATGGTAATTTCCTTGAAACGGTTACTGCTATTATGCCAATGTATTGGATGAGAGCCATTGGAGGTAGTTTGTATTTAATTGGAATGCTGACATTGGTGTACAATATTATTATGACCGTAAAAGCAGGTCAGACTATTGAAGACGAATTGGCACAAGCTCCGGCTTTACAAAGAATTAGTAGTGGAAGACTTAATGGAGAGAAATTCCATACCTGGTTGGAGAGAAAACCAATTCAGTTAACCATTTTGGCTACAATCGCTATTTTAATCGGAGGTGTTATTCAGATTGTACCAACTATTATGGTTAAATCTAATATTCCGACCATCTCAAGTGTTAAACCATATACACCATTAGAACTTGAAGGACGTGATTTATATATCAGAGAAGGTTGCGTGGGATGTCATTCACAATCCGTTCGCCCTTTCAGAAGTGAAGTAGAGCGTTACGGACCACAATCAAAAGCAGGAGAGTTTGTATACGATCATCCATTTTTATGGGGATCAAAACGTACGGGTCCCGATTTGTTGAGAGTAGGTGGAAAATATAATGACAACTGGCATTTCAACCATATGTGGAATCCGCAAAGTACTTCAGCAGGTTCAATTATGCCGGGTTACAAATGGCTTTTTGATAACGAAGCGATGGATGTTTCCCTGACTCAGAAGAAAATGAAGGCAATGGTTTCACTTGGTGTTCCTTATACCGAAGAAGAAATCGCAAATGCTACTAAAACATTAAGAGCGCAGGCAATGACAATTGAAAAAAGTCTGGAGAACGATCCTGACTATGTAAAAAGTTATGAGGACAGTAAGAAAAAAGCAATTGCTAAAGGTGAAAAATTCATTCCGATGAATGAGAGAGAAATTGTCGCTTTAATTGCTTACATACAAAGACTTGGAACCGATATCAAAGTAAAGCAACCATCTAAATAA
- the hemN gene encoding oxygen-independent coproporphyrinogen III oxidase: MKISLTQKYNVPGPRYTSYPTVPYWNENNFNEQKWITSFQRAFAESNSQNGISLYIHLPFCESLCTFCGCNKRITKNHNVEETYIKALLKEWSLYCNLLPQKPLIKEIHLGGGTPTFFSVNNLEQLINGIFKNARKAENHEFSFEGHPNNTTYEQLKKLYHLGFRRVSFGVQDYAEKVQKAIHRIQPFHNVAKVTFWAKEIGYTSIGHDIIFGLPFQTVENVIDTVEKTNSLKPDRLAFYSYAHVPWIKGNGQRGFNDENIPKDAEKRKLYEVGKQLLAQNGYHEIGMDHFAFASDSLYKAAQDKKLHRNFMGYSASKTQLMIGLGVSSISDSWYSFAQNTKTLEEYYQLLESDKLPVVKGHILDDEDLIIRKHILNLTCEFETSWSDESLYFEEIPAVLSDLKEMENDQLIVIEENKIKITEAGRPFVRNICMAFDLHLKRKSPETNLFSMTV, encoded by the coding sequence ATGAAAATTTCATTAACGCAAAAATACAACGTTCCCGGTCCAAGATATACCAGTTATCCTACGGTTCCTTATTGGAATGAAAATAATTTTAATGAACAGAAATGGATTACATCATTCCAAAGGGCTTTTGCAGAGAGCAATTCTCAAAACGGAATCAGTTTGTACATTCACCTGCCTTTCTGCGAAAGTTTATGTACTTTTTGTGGATGCAACAAACGAATTACTAAAAATCATAATGTTGAAGAAACTTATATAAAAGCTCTTTTAAAAGAATGGAGCTTATATTGTAATTTACTTCCGCAAAAGCCCCTTATAAAAGAGATCCATTTGGGTGGCGGAACTCCAACTTTCTTCTCTGTAAACAATCTGGAACAGCTTATCAATGGTATTTTTAAAAATGCCCGAAAAGCCGAAAACCACGAGTTTAGTTTTGAAGGCCATCCGAACAATACCACTTACGAACAGCTTAAAAAGTTGTATCATTTAGGTTTTCGAAGGGTAAGTTTTGGTGTTCAGGATTATGCAGAAAAGGTTCAAAAAGCGATTCATAGGATTCAGCCTTTTCATAATGTGGCGAAAGTGACCTTTTGGGCCAAAGAAATAGGATATACTTCAATCGGTCATGATATTATATTTGGTCTACCTTTTCAAACGGTAGAAAATGTTATTGATACTGTTGAAAAAACGAACTCCTTAAAACCGGATCGCCTGGCATTTTACAGTTATGCTCATGTGCCCTGGATCAAAGGCAATGGCCAACGTGGATTTAATGATGAAAACATTCCGAAAGATGCTGAGAAAAGAAAACTATATGAAGTCGGTAAACAATTACTGGCACAAAATGGTTATCATGAAATTGGAATGGATCATTTCGCCTTCGCCTCCGACAGTTTATACAAAGCGGCACAAGATAAAAAACTACACCGAAATTTTATGGGCTATAGTGCCTCCAAAACGCAGCTTATGATAGGCTTAGGCGTTTCCTCTATTAGCGACAGCTGGTATAGTTTTGCTCAAAATACCAAAACTCTGGAAGAATATTACCAATTGTTGGAATCAGACAAACTACCAGTGGTGAAAGGCCATATTCTCGATGATGAAGATCTAATCATCCGAAAACATATTTTAAACTTAACCTGTGAATTTGAAACTTCCTGGAGTGATGAATCTTTATATTTTGAAGAAATCCCAGCGGTTTTATCCGATTTAAAAGAAATGGAAAACGATCAGTTAATTGTAATTGAAGAAAATAAAATTAAGATTACCGAAGCAGGAAGACCTTTTGTACGTAATATTTGTATGGCTTTCGATCTGCATTTAAAAAGAAAATCTCCGGAAACAAACCTCTTTTCTATGACGGTTTAG
- the ccoG gene encoding cytochrome c oxidase accessory protein CcoG, with protein MSNLPDEAFRDTIGTIDEGGKRKFIFPKKPSGKFYEYRKIVSYVLLAILIANPFIKINGNQFMMFNIIERRFNIFGFPFWPQDFYLFVISMLVGVVFIILFTVVFGRIFCGWICPQTIFLEMVFRRIEYWIDGDRGAQMRLAKQEWNAEKIRKRAIKWTLFFLISFGIANVFLAYLVGSDELFLMVEQGPIQQASNFIALLIFTGVFYFVFVWFREQVCIIACPYGRLQGVLLDNKSINVAYDFVRGEKEEGRAKFSKKEDRALTGKGDCIDCHQCVHVCPMGIDIRNGTQLECTNCTACIDECDSIMENVGLPKGLIRYASEDEIEKKAPFKFTTRMKGYTAVLFILLSVFVGMLFLRTDVQAIILRLPGQLFQHKGDKISNVYTYKIVNKTMKDYNDIHFELIDQKGEIKNVGKTHFKIVKEGISQGTLFIEIDEVLLESDKTKVKIGVYNGKELLETTTTNFLGPRSFN; from the coding sequence ATGTCAAATTTACCAGACGAAGCTTTTAGAGATACCATTGGAACCATTGATGAAGGCGGTAAGAGAAAGTTTATTTTTCCCAAAAAACCGTCTGGTAAATTCTACGAATACCGAAAGATCGTCAGCTATGTTTTGTTAGCCATTTTAATTGCGAATCCGTTTATAAAAATAAATGGAAACCAGTTTATGATGTTCAACATTATCGAACGACGTTTCAATATATTCGGGTTTCCATTCTGGCCACAGGATTTTTATCTTTTTGTGATCTCAATGTTGGTGGGTGTTGTATTTATAATCCTATTTACAGTTGTTTTTGGAAGGATTTTTTGCGGATGGATTTGTCCGCAGACTATTTTTCTTGAGATGGTCTTCAGGCGAATTGAATATTGGATCGATGGAGATCGCGGTGCACAAATGCGACTTGCAAAACAGGAATGGAACGCGGAGAAAATCCGAAAAAGAGCCATTAAATGGACTCTCTTTTTCTTAATTTCTTTCGGAATTGCCAATGTGTTTTTGGCCTATCTGGTGGGGAGTGACGAACTTTTCCTGATGGTAGAACAAGGACCGATTCAGCAAGCCAGTAATTTTATTGCGTTGCTTATCTTTACGGGAGTCTTTTATTTTGTGTTTGTCTGGTTCCGCGAGCAGGTATGTATCATTGCCTGTCCTTACGGGCGTTTGCAGGGAGTACTGTTGGATAATAAGTCAATCAATGTGGCGTATGATTTTGTACGTGGAGAAAAGGAGGAAGGTCGAGCCAAATTCAGTAAAAAAGAAGACAGAGCCTTAACCGGAAAAGGAGATTGTATCGATTGTCATCAATGCGTACACGTTTGCCCGATGGGTATCGACATTAGAAACGGAACACAGCTGGAATGTACAAACTGTACAGCCTGTATTGATGAATGTGACTCCATCATGGAAAATGTTGGTTTACCTAAAGGACTTATTCGTTACGCGTCTGAAGACGAGATCGAGAAAAAAGCTCCTTTTAAGTTCACTACAAGAATGAAAGGATATACAGCTGTTTTGTTTATTCTGTTGAGTGTATTTGTTGGAATGTTGTTTTTAAGAACCGATGTTCAGGCTATTATTCTACGTTTACCAGGACAGCTTTTTCAGCACAAAGGAGATAAGATCAGTAATGTATATACCTATAAAATTGTCAATAAGACAATGAAAGATTATAATGATATCCATTTTGAGCTAATCGATCAAAAAGGTGAAATTAAAAATGTGGGAAAAACGCATTTTAAAATAGTTAAAGAAGGCATTTCGCAAGGAACATTGTTCATAGAAATAGATGAAGTACTTCTGGAGAGTGATAAAACGAAAGTTAAAATAGGGGTTTATAATGGTAAAGAGCTGCTGGAAACCACTACCACTAACTTTTTAGGTCCGCGAAGTTTTAATTAA
- a CDS encoding heavy metal translocating P-type ATPase — MSEQSCFHCGLTIPKNEVINFDEKKFCCAGCKTVYEIFSLHDLTGYYDFENAPGATPQDITGKYDFLDNEAILSKVLEFQEGNTAIVSLNIPYIHCSSCIWILENLNKIQPGISLSQVNFPEKRVRITFNSDTVSLKTIVYMLSSIGYEPYISLENYETGKNNVDRSLTYKLGVAFFCFGNIMLLSFPEYFEIKEFWLDNYKPFFRILIFILALPSFLYSASGYYVSAYKSIKSGMLNIDIPIALGIIVMFVRSTFDIVMNYGSGFFDSLTGLVFFMLLGKMFQIKTYSFLSFERDFKSYFPIAVTRINSDTSEESIPVYDVLKGNRLLIRNQELIPVDGILISEKAEIDYSFVTGEAVPITKKSGDKVFAGGKHIGKVIEMEVLHSVSQSYLTQLWSNEIFQKKVLQKHKTITDAISRYFTPLLLLIAFAGFGYWIFMDANTAFNVFTAVLIVACPCALALTAPFTFGNILRIMGKQKMYLKNALVIEQLAKVDTIVFDKTGTITTNKKSNIVYEGNPLSEENYILIKNVLRASNHPLSRMLYDFLPDSDRIKINDFQEITGKGIQASAENATIKIGSAAFVGSPVTELSEIEKTGLHIRIDGTYYGKFTFQNKYRDGLEKLFSTLSHEYQIKVLSGDNDGERATLEAILPKNTELIFNQKPEQKLEFIKKLQDEGCNVMMVGDGLNDAGALAQSNVGISISENVNVFSPACDAILDASEFSRLNYFLKLSHKSITIIKMSFVLSLLYNVVGLSFAITGNLLPLVAAIIMPLSTITIVSFVTIMSNYFSNSNLKSL, encoded by the coding sequence ATGAGTGAACAAAGTTGTTTTCATTGCGGACTTACGATTCCTAAAAATGAAGTAATCAATTTTGATGAAAAGAAGTTTTGCTGCGCCGGTTGTAAAACGGTTTACGAAATTTTTAGTCTTCATGATTTAACCGGTTATTATGATTTTGAAAATGCACCCGGCGCTACTCCACAGGATATCACAGGTAAATATGACTTTTTAGACAATGAAGCTATTCTTTCGAAAGTATTAGAGTTTCAGGAAGGAAATACCGCCATTGTTTCTTTAAACATTCCTTATATTCATTGCAGTTCCTGCATTTGGATTTTAGAGAATTTAAACAAAATACAGCCCGGCATAAGTCTTTCTCAGGTGAATTTCCCGGAGAAAAGGGTTCGGATTACCTTTAATTCAGATACCGTTTCTTTGAAAACTATCGTTTATATGCTTAGTTCTATAGGCTATGAACCTTATATCAGTCTGGAAAATTATGAAACGGGTAAAAATAATGTCGACAGAAGCTTAACGTATAAATTAGGTGTTGCCTTTTTTTGTTTCGGAAACATCATGTTACTGTCGTTTCCGGAATATTTTGAGATAAAAGAATTCTGGCTGGACAATTACAAACCTTTTTTCAGAATCCTGATTTTTATTTTGGCTTTGCCCAGCTTTTTGTATTCGGCAAGTGGTTATTATGTTTCCGCTTACAAGAGTATCAAATCGGGAATGCTGAATATAGATATTCCAATTGCATTGGGAATTATTGTGATGTTTGTTCGAAGTACTTTTGATATCGTCATGAATTATGGATCAGGTTTCTTTGATAGCTTGACAGGACTGGTTTTTTTCATGTTGCTCGGAAAGATGTTTCAGATTAAAACCTATAGCTTTTTAAGTTTCGAAAGAGACTTCAAGTCCTATTTTCCAATTGCTGTGACCAGAATTAATTCCGATACTTCAGAAGAAAGTATTCCTGTTTACGATGTTTTAAAAGGAAACAGATTGCTCATTCGAAATCAGGAGCTTATTCCTGTTGATGGAATTCTGATTAGTGAAAAAGCAGAGATCGATTATAGTTTTGTAACGGGAGAGGCGGTTCCGATCACTAAGAAATCAGGAGATAAAGTTTTTGCAGGAGGAAAACATATTGGTAAAGTGATCGAAATGGAAGTGTTGCATTCGGTGTCACAAAGTTATCTGACACAATTATGGAGTAATGAAATCTTCCAGAAAAAAGTGCTTCAGAAGCATAAAACAATAACTGATGCGATTAGTAGGTATTTTACACCATTGTTATTATTAATTGCTTTTGCAGGCTTTGGTTATTGGATTTTTATGGATGCCAATACCGCTTTTAATGTCTTTACTGCGGTTCTGATTGTCGCCTGTCCATGTGCATTGGCGCTTACTGCACCGTTTACGTTTGGTAATATACTGCGAATCATGGGGAAACAAAAAATGTACCTCAAAAATGCCTTGGTAATTGAGCAGCTGGCAAAAGTGGATACGATTGTTTTTGACAAAACCGGAACGATCACCACCAATAAGAAATCGAATATTGTGTATGAGGGAAATCCACTCTCTGAAGAAAACTATATACTTATTAAAAATGTTCTTCGTGCTTCTAATCACCCTTTGAGCCGAATGTTGTATGATTTCCTGCCGGATTCAGATAGAATAAAAATTAATGATTTTCAGGAAATTACCGGAAAAGGAATTCAGGCTTCTGCAGAGAATGCTACAATCAAAATTGGATCTGCCGCCTTTGTTGGTAGTCCTGTAACGGAATTATCCGAAATCGAAAAAACAGGTCTTCATATTAGAATCGATGGTACTTATTATGGAAAATTTACATTCCAGAATAAATATAGGGATGGATTAGAAAAACTTTTTTCAACATTGAGTCATGAGTACCAAATAAAGGTGCTTTCAGGTGATAATGATGGAGAGCGCGCTACTTTGGAAGCCATTTTACCTAAAAACACAGAACTGATTTTTAATCAGAAGCCGGAGCAAAAGTTAGAATTTATCAAAAAATTGCAGGACGAAGGTTGTAATGTGATGATGGTTGGAGACGGTTTAAACGATGCAGGTGCTTTGGCACAAAGTAATGTTGGAATTTCGATCTCTGAAAATGTCAATGTTTTCTCTCCTGCCTGTGATGCTATACTGGACGCAAGTGAGTTCTCGAGGCTAAATTATTTTTTAAAATTATCACACAAGTCTATTACAATTATTAAAATGAGTTTTGTCTTGTCACTGTTGTATAATGTTGTTGGGTTATCCTTTGCAATTACAGGAAATCTGTTGCCATTGGTTGCGGCTATTATTATGCCTTTAAGCACAATTACGATTGTAAGTTTTGTTACGATTATGTCTAACTATTTCAGTAATAGTAATTTAAAATCATTATAA